TGCCGGAGGCTGGTGGGACTGGCTGACACCGTTTTCGATTGCAACAGGCGTCGCTCTTGTGTTCGGCTACACGCTGCTGGGCGCAACCTGGCTGGTGTTCAAGACGGTCGGGCCGCTGCGCGCCCAGGCACAACGCTATGCGCTTGCCGCCGCCGTGCTGACGGTTGGGGCGATGGGCGTGTTCAGCCTGTGGACGCCGTGGTTGAAGCCGCATTATCTCGACCGCTGGTTCACCTTTCCGACGGCGGTGTTTTCCGTCATCGTGCCAATTCTGGTGCTCGGCTGCCTCTATCTGGTGTTCAAGGGGCTGCGCGACGGTAAGGACTGGCTGCCCTTCGTGGCGTCGCTTGCGCTGTTCGTGCTTGGCTATGTTGGTATCGGTATCAGTTTCTATCCCTATATCGTCCCCACCTCGGTGACGATCTGGGAAGCGGCGGCGCCCGATACCAGCCTGAAATTCCTATTGGTTGGTGCGGCTATCCTTGTGCCGATCATTCTGATTTATACGACCTATGCCTATTGGGTGTTCCGAGGCAAGATCGATCCGGAAGAAGGGTATCATTGATGGCGCAAGACATTGGGACAGAACCGAAATCGCTGAAACAGAAGATCCTGTGGTTTGCGATTTTCTGGATTGTCGGCGTGGCGGTGGTGGGCGCGGTTGCGGCCTCCATCCGGCTGGTGCTGATGCAATCATAAGGTTAGCCCGTTTTTTGCGATCCGGCCCTTAACATCAAGCAAGTCCATCGCCATATGGGCAAGGAAGGCTCATTTGGGCGCAACAGCCCGAACGGGCAGGTTTGGAGAGAGGACGTCATGGGAAGAGCAGGCAGGATCATCGGCATCGTGGCAATCGGAGTGGCAGTAACCCTGTCAGCAGTCGATTTCGCGGAGGCCCGCCGGGCCGGAAGCTCCAGCAGTTTTGGCAGCCGTGGCGAGCGCACCTTTAGCGCGCCGCCCGCGACCAGCACGGCCCCAACGACGGCAGCCCCCATTCAGCGGAGCATGACGCCGAATACTGGCGCGACAACGCCCGGCATGCAGCAGCCCGCTTCGCGTGGCCTGTTCGGCGGCATGGCCGGTGGTTTGATGGGCGGCCTTTTGATGGGCGGTCTGTTCGGCATGTTGCTCGGCGGCGGGTTCGGCGGTGCGGCTGGCATGTTCGGCATGTTGTTCCAACTGCTGCTGATTGGCGGCTTGATCATGCTGGCCATGCGGTTCTTCAACCGCAATCGCACGGCATCCTCCTATGCCGGTCCGGCTTCGCGCAATGATATGTCGCAGCCGGGGAACGCTCCTCAAGGATCGCCTGGCGGTTTCGGTGGCTTCTCCATTCCGAAAATGGGTTCTGGCGCGGCGCTCGGTGCCACTCGTCCGGCCGTTGTTAAGGCCGGTACAGATGATGTCGGCATCGGCCCGAAGGATCTGGAGATTTTCGAGAGCCTGCTGAAAGACATGCAGAAGGCCTATGCAGAGGAAGATTATTCGGCGCTTCGCCGGATCACCACGCCGGAAGCCATGTCCTACCTTGCCGAAGAGCTTGGTGAACATGCGACCAAGGGTGTCAAGAACGAGGTGCGCGATGTGCACCTTCTGCAGGGCGATCTGGCCGAAGCCTGGCGCGAAGGCACGGTTGATTATGCCACGGTCGCCATGCGCTATGAAGCCATCGATGTGATGCGTGATCGCGCCACCGGCGCTGTGGTGGATGGTGATCCCGATCATCCGCAGCAGTCGGTGGAAGTCTGGACCTTCGTGCGCCGTCCCGGTTCGGGCTGGAGCATCTCGGCAATCCAGTCGGCCTGAGACGAACGGACCAACAGTAAAAGCCAAGAGTTATGAGAGCCTCCGATCGCAAGATCGGGGGTTTTTTCATGCGCCGTATTTGTGCGTCCGGCTCCTCCATTCATACCAAGGCTCTGACATGCTGACGCATCTTCGAGACTTGGTATTAGAAGAGGATCGTGCCGGTTCCGATTGACAGTACACGACGCTATCGTTTTTATCCGTGGCTTACTCCTCTGGCTTGCTAGCGTTCGTCATGTAAAACGATTCACTGGATCGTTTCATCGGCTTTGCTAACCACTCCTTACCCCCTCATGGGGGAGATCGGTAAGAAGCACATACGGCATATCTTTTTAGCGACTGAATATGCTGGAAATAACAAGGTTTCTGTAGGGTAAGTGGTTTCCACATATCGATCTCCCCCCATGAGGGGGAGATGCCCGGCAGGGTAGAGGGGGGTAAGCGGCATATAAAAATGTTTGCGTCGTGTTACTATTTTACCCGCATTGCGGCCCCAGACCGTATTCTCTTCAGAACACTTGCTGATGTAACGCCAAGCCTCACGGGCAGCGGCGCAGCTGCTGCTCGTAAACGGCGGTGATGGCGGCGAAGCGCTTGGCACCGGCCAAAGCCTCCGGGCGGGCGCGGTAAGCGCCTCGGCGGTAGCCGTCCTGGCCGGAATGGTAGGCCAGATAGATGTTGTAGGGACTGCTGAAGGGGATGCCGTTACGCAGGTGGCTCTGATAGTGATACCAGCCGATGAAGCGGACGGCGTCGCCGAAATTGGTGCGCCGGGCAAGGTAACGACCCGTTTCACGCTGATAGCGGTCCCAGGTGCCGTCAAGCGCCTGCGAATAGCCATAGGCCGTCGAGACGCGCTTCCACGGAATGAAGCCGAGAATATAGCGTCTGGGTGGCCGGGCACGGGCGCGGAAGCTGGATTCGGTATAGATGGTCGCCAGCAGGATTGGCACCGGAACGCCGTATTCGCGCTCCACCGAGCGGGCGGCGCGTTTCCAGTTTTCAAAGGCCCCGTCCTTCTGCTCGAAGATCGCGCAGGCATTGCGGATCTGGCTGGGCGGCCGAGCGCAGCTTGCCAAAGCCAGCAAGAGGGCGATGATGAGGATTCTACGCA
The nucleotide sequence above comes from Agrobacterium vitis. Encoded proteins:
- the cydB gene encoding cytochrome d ubiquinol oxidase subunit II yields the protein MPFDYAFLWAAIIAFAVLAYVILDGFDLGVGLLFPFFKSEHDRDQMMNSVAPVWDGNETWLVLGGGGLMAVFPLAYATILPALYMPIILMLLGLIFRGVAFEYRWRTRRWKGVWDVGFTGGSLVAGFSQGVALGALVQGIPVVDRAYAGGWWDWLTPFSIATGVALVFGYTLLGATWLVFKTVGPLRAQAQRYALAAAVLTVGAMGVFSLWTPWLKPHYLDRWFTFPTAVFSVIVPILVLGCLYLVFKGLRDGKDWLPFVASLALFVLGYVGIGISFYPYIVPTSVTIWEAAAPDTSLKFLLVGAAILVPIILIYTTYAYWVFRGKIDPEEGYH
- a CDS encoding Tim44 domain-containing protein, with the protein product MGRAGRIIGIVAIGVAVTLSAVDFAEARRAGSSSSFGSRGERTFSAPPATSTAPTTAAPIQRSMTPNTGATTPGMQQPASRGLFGGMAGGLMGGLLMGGLFGMLLGGGFGGAAGMFGMLFQLLLIGGLIMLAMRFFNRNRTASSYAGPASRNDMSQPGNAPQGSPGGFGGFSIPKMGSGAALGATRPAVVKAGTDDVGIGPKDLEIFESLLKDMQKAYAEEDYSALRRITTPEAMSYLAEELGEHATKGVKNEVRDVHLLQGDLAEAWREGTVDYATVAMRYEAIDVMRDRATGAVVDGDPDHPQQSVEVWTFVRRPGSGWSISAIQSA
- a CDS encoding DUF2474 domain-containing protein; translation: MAQDIGTEPKSLKQKILWFAIFWIVGVAVVGAVAASIRLVLMQS
- a CDS encoding membrane protein, translating into MRRILIIALLLALASCARPPSQIRNACAIFEQKDGAFENWKRAARSVEREYGVPVPILLATIYTESSFRARARPPRRYILGFIPWKRVSTAYGYSQALDGTWDRYQRETGRYLARRTNFGDAVRFIGWYHYQSHLRNGIPFSSPYNIYLAYHSGQDGYRRGAYRARPEALAGAKRFAAITAVYEQQLRRCP